A window of the Synechococcus sp. LTW-R genome harbors these coding sequences:
- a CDS encoding alpha/beta fold hydrolase, which yields MPSLQWFQRLGLGCLVAAATAFPARAIEEVLIELPLLDSSFSVRVSELKSPQALMAGRSDLAELDRASNGAVSQVLLQLLQRPIPMSLNRLADGSVGSPLLEQALLVVSSLGTIEGRSPDLSGQTFRAALHQAMAHSTTGAPTLVELIEALPGRRVRFNFGQVRTILGRMLAQRTQANRLFAEASPEVLPVAPVPATQALPTHQRQARLSVRHRSSPLEVVLLQPAHGGNGRLVLISHGLWDSPKNFVSWATLLASRGYTVALPRHPGSDNREQMKMLTGAVPPPKPVELALRFRDLSAVTDAVQNGQLAGVSGVNADAVVVIGHSWGATTALQQAGLVPQSATLKSRCPQIDNPQRNVSWTLQCSWLEGVKQAALHDQRVVAAAAISPPISLLFALPELQASSARLLVVSGTHDWVVPPDPEAINPMRQAIPFGHQLVLAKGGDHFNLRPGGQSNGGVLGPLLLAWVDAAYGAGDALPPRQGAEPLLAVGPWGNALIPLKDVSPTLR from the coding sequence GTGCCGAGTCTCCAGTGGTTTCAGCGGCTCGGACTGGGGTGCCTCGTGGCCGCTGCTACGGCGTTCCCTGCGCGGGCCATTGAAGAGGTTCTGATCGAGCTGCCGCTCTTGGACTCGAGCTTCAGTGTTCGGGTGAGTGAGCTGAAGAGTCCCCAGGCCCTGATGGCGGGCCGGAGTGACCTCGCTGAACTGGATCGTGCCTCCAATGGGGCCGTCAGTCAGGTCCTGCTTCAGCTGCTGCAGCGGCCCATCCCGATGTCCCTGAACCGTCTGGCGGATGGTTCGGTGGGGTCACCGTTGTTGGAGCAGGCCCTGCTGGTGGTCTCCTCCCTGGGCACGATCGAGGGGCGGAGTCCGGATCTATCCGGTCAGACCTTTCGGGCTGCCTTGCATCAGGCGATGGCCCACTCCACAACCGGTGCCCCCACCCTGGTGGAACTGATCGAAGCTCTCCCCGGTCGACGGGTTCGCTTCAACTTCGGCCAGGTGCGCACGATCCTCGGCCGCATGCTGGCCCAGCGCACCCAGGCCAACCGCCTCTTTGCCGAGGCGTCCCCTGAGGTGCTCCCCGTCGCGCCAGTTCCGGCGACGCAAGCCCTGCCCACCCATCAACGCCAGGCGCGTCTGTCGGTCCGCCATCGCTCCTCCCCCCTGGAGGTGGTTCTGCTGCAACCGGCTCACGGCGGCAATGGGCGGTTGGTCCTGATCTCCCACGGGCTGTGGGACAGCCCCAAAAACTTTGTCTCCTGGGCAACGCTGCTGGCCTCCCGTGGTTACACGGTCGCGTTGCCGCGCCATCCCGGCAGCGACAACCGGGAGCAGATGAAGATGTTGACCGGTGCGGTGCCGCCCCCGAAGCCCGTCGAGCTGGCCCTGCGTTTTCGTGATCTCAGCGCGGTCACCGACGCGGTTCAAAACGGCCAACTCGCTGGGGTGTCCGGCGTCAATGCGGATGCCGTCGTCGTCATCGGCCACTCCTGGGGGGCGACGACAGCGCTGCAGCAGGCCGGCTTGGTTCCCCAGTCCGCAACCTTGAAGAGCCGTTGCCCCCAAATCGACAACCCCCAGCGCAACGTGAGCTGGACCCTCCAGTGCAGCTGGTTGGAGGGTGTCAAGCAGGCCGCTCTCCACGATCAGCGGGTGGTGGCCGCAGCAGCCATCTCACCGCCGATTTCGCTGCTGTTCGCACTGCCGGAACTCCAGGCCAGCAGTGCTCGCTTGCTCGTGGTCAGTGGCACCCATGACTGGGTGGTGCCACCCGATCCTGAGGCGATCAACCCCATGCGTCAGGCCATTCCCTTTGGTCACCAGCTCGTCCTGGCGAAGGGCGGTGACCACTTCAATCTGCGCCCCGGTGGCCAGAGCAACGGCGGTGTTCTTGGTCCGTTGCTGTTGGCCTGGGTCGATGCGGCCTATGGCGCGGGGGACGCACTTCCGCCGCGTCAAGGCGCCGAGCCGCTCCTGGCGGTTGGCCCTTGGGGCAATGCCTTGATCCCGCTCAAGGATGTGAGCCCCACGCTGCGCTGA
- a CDS encoding NUDIX hydrolase: MTQTQGSTQSPAPVEVALAVLEHEGRWLLQLRDDIAGIVAPGCWGLFGGHLEPGESPEEALRRELWEEIRLQLGAVEPWYVSRSPEKIRHVFRAQLQTPLHALELMEGQDLALFPANALASGQGFSSALQQFRPLAESTLEALHRHQADCSTMR; the protein is encoded by the coding sequence ATGACGCAGACCCAGGGCTCAACCCAGTCCCCCGCTCCAGTGGAGGTGGCCTTGGCGGTTCTTGAGCACGAAGGGCGCTGGTTACTGCAGTTGCGTGATGACATCGCTGGAATCGTTGCCCCTGGCTGCTGGGGCCTCTTTGGGGGCCACCTCGAACCCGGGGAGTCGCCGGAGGAGGCCCTACGCCGCGAACTCTGGGAGGAAATTCGACTGCAGCTGGGCGCCGTTGAGCCCTGGTACGTCTCGCGCAGTCCCGAGAAGATTCGCCATGTGTTCCGAGCCCAACTCCAGACACCGCTCCACGCGCTTGAACTGATGGAAGGGCAAGACCTGGCGCTCTTCCCAGCCAACGCGCTGGCCTCTGGCCAGGGGTTCAGCTCAGCACTACAGCAGTTCAGACCCCTGGCGGAATCAACGCTGGAAGCACTTCACCGGCATCAGGCGGACTGCTCGACGATGCGGTAG
- a CDS encoding WbuC family cupin fold metalloprotein, whose translation MTASVLQLIDQDLFDQVAGRARESERQRMNFNLHQESDLVQRFLNVMQPGTYVRPHRHCRQGTGEGFECFVVLQGSIGVLLFDQNGLCIQRQRLDAAGPVRGLQLAEGAFHSLVALADDSVIFELKQGPYQPLADKDFLSGFPLEGELESVHQEAQWRSLFDV comes from the coding sequence ATGACTGCTTCTGTGCTGCAGCTGATTGATCAAGACCTGTTCGATCAGGTGGCGGGTCGGGCTCGCGAGAGTGAACGACAACGGATGAATTTCAACCTGCATCAGGAGAGTGACTTGGTGCAGCGTTTCTTGAATGTCATGCAGCCAGGGACCTACGTCAGGCCCCATCGCCACTGCCGTCAGGGCACCGGCGAGGGATTCGAATGCTTTGTGGTCCTGCAGGGCTCGATCGGCGTTCTGCTCTTTGACCAGAACGGCCTCTGCATTCAGCGGCAGCGACTGGATGCGGCGGGACCCGTTCGCGGTTTGCAACTCGCTGAAGGCGCCTTCCATTCACTGGTCGCCTTGGCGGACGACTCCGTGATCTTTGAACTCAAGCAAGGTCCCTACCAACCCTTGGCGGATAAAGATTTCCTCAGTGGTTTTCCCCTGGAAGGGGAGCTTGAATCGGTGCATCAAGAAGCGCAGTGGAGGAGCTTGTTTGATGTCTGA
- a CDS encoding sulfite exporter TauE/SafE family protein produces the protein MQLGLLAVALVANALSALAGGGAGLVQLPALILLGLPFPVALTTHKVASVSLGVGASLRHARESSLNARLSALILLSGLPGVWLGARTVLALPAQLSTLLLGLLTIALGAYSACRPQLGASARECPWTPRRALLGTVVLWSIGFLNGSLTSGTGLFVTLWLVRWFGLDYGKAVAHTLILVGLFWNGTGALTLGVQGQIAWSWLPMLLLGSLAGGYLGAHLALKQGSQLVKRAFEVLCLLMGVSLLVKALAA, from the coding sequence ATGCAGCTGGGGCTGTTGGCGGTGGCCCTGGTCGCCAATGCCCTTTCGGCCCTCGCTGGAGGGGGTGCCGGCTTGGTCCAGTTGCCGGCCTTGATCCTGTTGGGACTCCCTTTCCCGGTGGCCTTGACCACCCACAAGGTGGCGAGTGTCTCCCTCGGGGTTGGCGCCAGCCTGCGTCATGCCCGTGAGAGCAGCCTCAATGCGCGCCTCTCGGCCCTGATTCTCCTGAGCGGTTTACCCGGGGTCTGGCTCGGGGCTCGAACGGTCCTCGCATTGCCCGCCCAGCTCTCGACGCTTCTGCTTGGCCTGTTGACCATCGCGCTGGGGGCCTATTCCGCCTGCCGACCGCAGCTCGGTGCCTCTGCTCGCGAGTGCCCTTGGACGCCCAGACGCGCACTGCTCGGAACCGTTGTGCTGTGGTCCATTGGCTTCCTCAACGGCTCGCTGACCTCGGGGACGGGGCTCTTTGTCACCCTCTGGCTCGTCCGCTGGTTTGGTTTGGACTACGGCAAAGCCGTGGCCCACACCTTGATTTTGGTGGGGTTGTTCTGGAACGGGACCGGCGCACTCACACTCGGGGTGCAGGGGCAAATCGCCTGGAGTTGGTTGCCCATGCTCTTGCTGGGCTCCTTGGCCGGTGGCTACCTGGGGGCCCACCTGGCGCTGAAGCAGGGATCTCAGCTGGTCAAGCGGGCCTTCGAAGTGCTCTGTTTATTGATGGGGGTGTCGTTGCTCGTGAAGGCCTTGGCGGCCTAG
- a CDS encoding SDR family oxidoreductase: MTSPSDDSWSVEALTPEDRRRVIDALRYVGRDLHHRSFSVSSDRRELLWQEMDACLQLADQLSASPTRQPALDRLSDPAARPCTLITGASSGIGAALATSFAQRSEVLVLVARRGDRLESQALALQERFGLRVVPMALDLNAPQAVDQLLARLAAQGLWVETLVNNAGFGLRGTFEASSWDQQDGMLQLMVRVPTQLTRQLLPEMQRRGQGCILNVASLAGLIPGLPGSTLYSAVKAYLIRFSQSLAAENAGSGIRVMALCPGYVHTEFHAVLGVEERMQRLPGLFWLTVDQLVQWTERGLKGSRVVLVPGRVNRVIAALAQYLPLRWANALSAAFSRRFRSRP, encoded by the coding sequence GTGACTTCACCGAGCGATGACTCCTGGTCGGTTGAGGCCCTCACCCCCGAGGACCGGCGCCGGGTGATTGACGCCCTGCGCTACGTCGGCCGCGATCTTCACCACCGCTCCTTTTCGGTGAGTTCCGATCGGCGGGAGTTGCTCTGGCAGGAAATGGATGCCTGTTTGCAGCTGGCCGATCAGCTCTCCGCCAGCCCAACCCGCCAGCCCGCGCTGGACCGTCTTTCGGATCCGGCGGCCCGCCCCTGCACGTTGATCACCGGGGCGTCCAGTGGCATCGGTGCCGCCTTGGCCACCTCCTTTGCCCAGCGCAGTGAGGTGCTGGTGCTCGTGGCTCGCCGCGGCGACCGCTTGGAGTCGCAGGCCTTGGCCTTGCAGGAGCGTTTTGGCCTGCGGGTCGTACCCATGGCCCTGGATCTCAATGCCCCGCAAGCCGTCGATCAGTTGTTGGCCCGTCTTGCGGCTCAGGGTCTCTGGGTGGAGACCTTGGTGAACAACGCCGGCTTTGGCCTGCGCGGGACCTTTGAAGCCTCCTCCTGGGATCAACAGGACGGGATGCTTCAACTGATGGTTCGCGTTCCCACGCAGCTGACCCGGCAACTGCTGCCTGAAATGCAGCGGCGCGGCCAAGGCTGCATCTTGAATGTGGCGTCCTTGGCGGGACTGATCCCAGGGCTGCCCGGGAGCACTCTCTACAGCGCGGTTAAGGCCTATTTGATCCGTTTCTCCCAATCGCTGGCGGCCGAGAATGCCGGCTCTGGGATCCGGGTCATGGCCCTCTGTCCCGGCTATGTCCATACGGAATTTCATGCGGTGCTTGGGGTGGAAGAGCGCATGCAGCGGCTACCTGGCCTCTTTTGGTTGACGGTGGATCAACTCGTGCAGTGGACCGAGCGCGGTCTCAAGGGGTCCCGTGTTGTTCTCGTGCCAGGGCGGGTCAATCGTGTGATCGCGGCCCTCGCGCAGTACCTGCCTCTGCGCTGGGCGAATGCCCTGAGTGCGGCATTCTCAAGGCGCTTTCGGAGTCGGCCTTGA
- a CDS encoding PCC domain-containing protein → MEPKAIHLGPGADLRKSLEQLAQEEQAEGFVLSVVGNLSQAAFACPGKDQPTLLSGELEIITLQGTVSPKGVHLHLSFSDAECQVWGGHLEHGSTVLKGADVLVGLLHHSSRASRPIADHQPRVRLAVAEGCPWSSRAMRMLRSLGIPFEQATPEAGSLPQIWIEGTMIGGYEDLADWHGQGKLERFRTGF, encoded by the coding sequence ATGGAACCCAAAGCGATCCACCTGGGTCCAGGTGCCGACCTGCGCAAGAGCCTCGAGCAACTGGCCCAAGAGGAGCAGGCCGAGGGGTTTGTCCTGAGCGTTGTTGGCAACCTCAGCCAAGCCGCCTTTGCTTGCCCCGGCAAGGATCAACCGACCCTGCTCAGCGGTGAGCTGGAGATCATCACCTTGCAGGGAACGGTTTCGCCCAAGGGCGTGCACCTCCACCTGAGCTTCTCCGATGCTGAATGCCAGGTTTGGGGAGGGCACCTCGAGCACGGCAGCACGGTGCTGAAAGGCGCAGATGTGCTGGTGGGGCTCCTGCATCACTCCAGCAGGGCGAGCCGCCCCATCGCGGACCATCAACCCCGCGTACGGCTCGCGGTGGCTGAAGGCTGTCCCTGGTCCAGCCGGGCCATGCGCATGCTGCGCAGTCTTGGGATTCCCTTCGAGCAGGCCACACCCGAAGCCGGTTCGCTGCCCCAAATCTGGATTGAGGGGACGATGATCGGCGGATACGAGGACCTGGCCGACTGGCACGGCCAAGGAAAACTTGAGCGCTTCCGCACTGGCTTCTGA